Proteins co-encoded in one Leptospira inadai serovar Lyme str. 10 genomic window:
- the trxA gene encoding thioredoxin, whose amino-acid sequence MALSEINDATFNTEISGGMVLVDCWAEWCGPCRMVTPVLEELSNELTDVLKIKKLNVDDNQDTAQKLGIQSLPTLLLFKEGQLVDKIIGALPKAQIKNFIERHK is encoded by the coding sequence ATGGCATTGTCCGAAATCAACGACGCAACTTTTAATACTGAAATCTCCGGTGGAATGGTCCTAGTGGACTGTTGGGCAGAATGGTGCGGCCCCTGTCGAATGGTCACCCCCGTTCTCGAGGAACTTTCGAACGAACTTACCGACGTTTTGAAAATCAAGAAATTGAACGTGGACGATAACCAGGATACGGCTCAAAAATTAGGAATCCAATCTTTACCTACATTACTTCTTTTTAAGGAAGGACAGTTAGTCGATAAGATCATAGGCGCGTTACCTAAGGCGCAGATCAAAAATTTTATAGAAAGGCACAAATAA
- a CDS encoding cAMP/cGMP-dependent 3',5'-cyclic-AMP/GMP phosphodiesterase, whose product MLKEQSREYIELQRGGYLVETSEGFFQIGSPPETIKDTMAEKKTPLVFILPNKFFHVEKGISTAELEFPIYFNFFLRQRKTTIICTEEQRKQLITVLKESLMGPEEINLESEYLNGAESFGFPDMKAEMAYFRSYKGLDDVVDFKVFASDDMVTLGKVIVHKLPSGDFRITDGNKETELPGEVGFNIKYDIGARLKEPFQPPLLGITCLGPSHGFDPEDNTSGFIIWLNHQGIMVDPPVNSTEWLRSSNVNPKLINHVILTHCHADHDAGTFQKILEETKITIHATATVMESFLRKYSSLTKIPKKELLELFNFQPIIIGRPSMIMGGEFNFHYALHSIPSVGFEFFFQDQSFVYTSDHLNEPEIHDKMYKDGVLPESRWKFLKQFPWDRRVIYHEAGIPPLHTRISYLASLPSEVQEKITVYHIARKDMPPGTKLNLAKFGIENTLYPEITPPKHIEAYNLLDILSQIDIFSGFAIEKAKEFLLIVREERYKRGDHIIRKGTLGDKFYIIASGNVKFEGLETSSEQVPVKRYGQYEYFGEASLVLDLPRAADVYAETDVVALTIDKNKFLQFIRNTDLRQNLIRLNSIRDSNSWQTLIESRHFKGLTSHQVTQLEMIMRLSKVNAGSVLIDEKSFYHEAYIIRDGKVSVYQNGKKLADLTNGDFVGEIYAISKKLAANYTFTAESETELYSISQNELIQYIKRNPGVYMRMNTVY is encoded by the coding sequence ATGCTAAAAGAACAGTCTAGGGAATATATCGAGCTTCAACGTGGAGGCTATCTCGTTGAAACGAGCGAGGGCTTTTTTCAAATCGGGTCGCCTCCCGAAACCATCAAGGATACGATGGCCGAGAAAAAAACGCCCCTCGTTTTTATTTTGCCTAACAAGTTCTTTCATGTAGAAAAGGGAATCAGCACCGCAGAACTGGAATTTCCCATTTATTTCAATTTCTTCCTTCGCCAAAGAAAGACCACGATCATTTGTACCGAGGAACAACGGAAACAGCTTATCACCGTACTTAAAGAATCTTTAATGGGTCCGGAAGAGATTAATTTGGAGTCGGAATATTTGAACGGAGCCGAGTCTTTCGGATTTCCGGATATGAAGGCGGAGATGGCCTACTTTCGAAGCTATAAGGGCTTGGATGATGTGGTCGATTTTAAGGTTTTTGCTTCGGACGATATGGTCACGCTCGGTAAAGTAATCGTTCATAAGCTTCCTTCGGGCGATTTTCGAATTACGGACGGAAACAAGGAAACGGAATTACCCGGAGAAGTAGGGTTCAATATAAAATACGATATTGGCGCTCGACTGAAAGAGCCGTTTCAGCCGCCTCTATTAGGAATTACTTGTTTAGGTCCTTCGCATGGATTTGATCCCGAGGATAATACTTCCGGCTTTATCATTTGGTTGAATCATCAAGGAATAATGGTGGACCCTCCCGTCAATTCGACCGAATGGCTGAGGAGTTCCAACGTAAATCCGAAATTGATTAATCACGTAATTCTAACGCATTGTCACGCCGATCATGATGCGGGAACTTTTCAGAAAATCCTGGAAGAAACTAAAATCACCATTCATGCTACCGCGACGGTAATGGAAAGTTTTCTCAGAAAATATTCCTCCCTTACCAAGATCCCGAAAAAGGAACTGCTGGAATTATTTAATTTTCAACCGATCATTATCGGAAGACCGTCGATGATCATGGGGGGAGAATTCAATTTTCATTATGCACTGCATTCCATTCCGTCGGTAGGGTTCGAATTCTTTTTTCAAGACCAGTCTTTCGTTTATACTTCCGATCATTTGAACGAGCCGGAAATTCATGATAAAATGTATAAGGACGGGGTTCTGCCGGAATCGCGCTGGAAGTTTCTAAAGCAGTTTCCTTGGGACCGAAGAGTGATCTATCACGAAGCGGGAATTCCTCCGTTACATACTAGAATCAGTTATTTGGCGAGTTTGCCGTCCGAGGTTCAGGAAAAGATCACAGTGTATCATATTGCCCGGAAGGACATGCCTCCCGGAACTAAATTGAATCTTGCGAAATTCGGAATTGAAAATACTCTATATCCGGAAATCACTCCTCCCAAGCATATCGAAGCATATAACCTGCTGGATATCCTGAGCCAAATCGATATCTTTAGCGGTTTTGCGATCGAAAAGGCGAAGGAATTTTTACTGATCGTAAGAGAGGAGAGATATAAGCGCGGAGATCATATCATTCGAAAAGGCACGTTAGGCGATAAATTTTATATTATTGCCTCGGGCAACGTGAAATTCGAAGGTCTAGAAACCTCATCCGAGCAAGTCCCGGTGAAGCGGTACGGTCAATACGAGTATTTCGGCGAGGCGTCCTTGGTGTTGGATTTGCCGAGAGCGGCTGACGTATATGCGGAAACCGACGTGGTCGCGCTCACTATAGACAAGAACAAGTTCTTACAATTTATTCGAAACACCGATCTTCGCCAAAACTTAATTAGACTGAACAGTATTCGGGACAGTAACTCCTGGCAGACTCTTATAGAATCCCGTCATTTTAAGGGATTGACCAGTCATCAGGTGACTCAATTGGAAATGATCATGAGACTTTCCAAAGTGAACGCTGGTTCAGTGCTAATCGACGAAAAATCGTTTTACCACGAAGCTTATATTATTCGTGATGGAAAAGTAAGCGTTTATCAGAACGGTAAAAAACTCGCCGATCTAACCAACGGAGACTTCGTCGGTGAAATTTACGCGATTTCTAAAAAACTGGCCGCGAATTACACGTTCACTGCCGAGTCGGAAACTGAATTGTATTCCATATCTCAGAACGAGCTGATCCAGTATATAAAGAGAAATCCGGGCGTTTACATGAGAATGAACACCGTCTACTAA